AATAGTGTTGGACGTCCAAAATTTCATGATCAAGAATAATCCACCGGATGAAGTCAGGGTGATCAGTGGTTCTGATCACATGGTCATGCTCTCTAGACCAGTGGAGCTCTACTCCCACCTCCAGAACATTGCTGAGAAATATTCTTAATCAGGAAAAATATATAGCAAAGTACCACAAACCCATAATTTCTCAAGGAAATAAAACCAAGCTTATGGGtgtaaatttttatttccaGAAGCATGCATGTCTACCGATTAGCAAAGTGCAATTACAACAAATTAAATGGTAAAATTTTGTGAAATATCAGTGATCTTAATGCTATTAGGCTTATTCTCTATTTTTACTTAGGTACCTTACTTAAGATTCCAAAGCATAGCTGAGATATACTCTAAAAAACCAACAGCACaaagtatatataattacatttCGTATTTGGTATTTGCAGCCAAGTTAATATGTATTGCACCGGCCGGGCAGTAGTGTTCGACTGTTCGTACGTACGTAGTCAATGTAATGAATAATTCAATAGGCAAAGTATCCGCTCGCTCTAGCTAGCGAGActtcacaaatcaaattccAGGACAAATTAACCACCCAACATCATCATGAATATGACAATATGCCCCCATCGACATTGCAAAACATAAGGCAGATGCGTACAATTATGGTTGGACCGACTAACGGCATGGGACCAATGGATTTATGGCTGGCTGGCTTCCATAATTCAACCTCGCAATAACAGATACAGGAGAAGAAGTAGAATATCTTAGATGCATGGCCTACTTAGATTAGCATGTAAAGCATTTAGCATAGTGCAAGAATGGGTGGTCAGTTCACCGCTCCTGTCTCCATTATCATCATCTGGATCGACTTCATTTGCTATTCATTACTTGTACGTACGTAGCTATCGTTAGTTGACCACAATAGTCGATCAGTTTATTTGATAAAACGTGTTATTGATGTAACATCACATAATGCACAGATCCAGCACTATAATTATATGTGTTGTTCATGAAGGTTTCATACACATTAATTGATCAACTTAATTAAGCAAAATCCTCAGCAACTCCACATAAGCATTGGCAAAGTTCTTGGGGCTTTGATAGCATGACCATATGACCAGCACACGTAATCAATTTCACTTTGTCTACTGGACCATTCATCTCAATCATCCATCGTTGGAAATCTTCCTTTATAACCTCATCTTCTTCGCACACCACATAAACTCTCTTCACCGTCCCGAATTTCGCTTCTGTTAGCAGGCACTTCTTGCTCAACTCTTCTATGAACATCCCAGATGGCCTTATCAACAGTTTAGCTAGTTCCAGATCCTGCATCGAACATAAACATTTCAATATATGCCCTACACATCACTACGATCAAACTTACGCAGTGCATGTATTTTCATTCCCAGTTTTATCTTCGATCACTGTGGAAAATTGTAGCACCGCAGCTTTTCACTTGCCTCTGACTTGCAGCTCGAGTACAATTTGGCAGCCATGTACTTTGGACCAAACAAAACAGAAGTAATTTCCGGATTCtctgtgtttctgtcaaatgTGAACTGGTTATCCAAGAAGGATTCCGCTGAGGTCCTCTTGAAGTACTATATTCCACAAAAGAAAGAACACAAAGAGCATTAGTTCTGAATCCATATACTAAAGATTATATAAATACTCTCAAAAGGTAGCTTCAAAATTGTGAGAGTAAGATTGGCAGATTGCAGAATGACAATTTTTGAGTCAGCCAGGAAATGAAGAGAAGAGCTTAATTTCCCTTACTTCGTCAAAGACAGTTCCTGGTGGAGAACTGTAATGAGGTAAATAGGCTGTGACAAAGACTGCAACCAAAATGTTGCGAGGAAACCTCTCCATTGCTAAGGATATAGGAAGGCCAGCGTAGCTATGACCAACCAATATGATATTCTCATCATGAGGAAGAGAATCCATGAACTCCATCAATGGCTTGACATAGTCCCAAACTGAAGCGACGTCGTCCACCTGCTTGGAATTGATCCCAGAAGCACCGAGGTCCAGAGCAGTGACACGGTGACCAGCGCCCCGGAGTAGGGCGATAAGCTTGTACCAACACCATGCTCCATGGCAGGCTCCATGGACCAAGACGAAGTGTTTTTGATTCTGATCCATTTACATGTGTTGTGTTCTAGAGGGTATATACACACAATAGCTAGAGCAGAAGAGAGATGACAGATGATGAACGTGGAATGCATATTTAACAACTATTAAATCTAAtagttgaaaataaaataattcaatttaaaaaaaaatttttattttatgattTACATCCATAATAATTGAGCATAAATTCAACAGACCGGGATCGTAACCGTGTGAACGGAATTGGGTTTAACATAATGCGTCGTCCTTTTCCTTTCCACTTGCTCAATAAGTTTCTGTCGGAACTGTCAACTTGCCAAATAGGCGCATTCAAACGGAAACTGTAAGGTTGTGTTTGGTTAGAATCCTGCTAATCATCACCATGTCCAATTACCTATTTGGTAAGCATTACCTTTTGGCGGACTGGATAGCCAAAAATAGgcattttaaatatttttcttcccttgtttccaaaaacaatatattctaattttttttctttctctaaaaagtaaaaattaaCATTTTTCTTTGGGTGGTGTAAAAACAATTTGGACAATTTTTGTAccattaatttgttttttattttctccttttCTCTCGTCAAGCATCTAATAAcaatattgatatatatatataactacaatacaaatttataattccaaTAACAATTTTGGATATAtgatttaataaaataaaattgtgcaAATAAATTGATAATTTAACAAAATACTCAAAAGTAACAGACaataatttagtttacaaataatttactacttaatttgatagAGTAAATAAATACcaatttttataaataaagaCCATAATAATGGCAAGTTatcacatgtcataaaatattttacttttttaccccTCTTTGACTCATAATGTATGTTACCACAATGGAGAGGttatctgctactgtcgactataaaaattaactgctactgtcgagttaaaagtcaactgctactgtcgagttaaaagtcaactgctactgtcgatttgGAAGAcacatgctactgtcgacttggaaagtacctgctactgtcgactatgaatctaactgctactgtcgactgagaaactaactgctactgtggtttttggtaagcaaaattcaaaatttcaaaatttctcaaaacatatgtaatatggtacttaaatgaaagcc
This genomic interval from Argentina anserina chromosome 1, drPotAnse1.1, whole genome shotgun sequence contains the following:
- the LOC126781955 gene encoding methyl jasmonate esterase 1-like, whose protein sequence is MDQNQKHFVLVHGACHGAWCWYKLIALLRGAGHRVTALDLGASGINSKQVDDVASVWDYVKPLMEFMDSLPHDENIILVGHSYAGLPISLAMERFPRNILVAVFVTAYLPHYSSPPGTVFDEYFKRTSAESFLDNQFTFDRNTENPEITSVLFGPKYMAAKLYSSCKSEDLELAKLLIRPSGMFIEELSKKCLLTEAKFGTVKRVYVVCEEDEVIKEDFQRWMIEMNGPVDKVKLITCAGHMVMLSKPQELCQCLCGVAEDFA